From the genome of Fundulus heteroclitus isolate FHET01 chromosome 9, MU-UCD_Fhet_4.1, whole genome shotgun sequence, one region includes:
- the cldn34a gene encoding claudin-34 — protein MIYLAHTAHLQFLGLVFGFLAWLFILTTIGINEWRLWYVDDVSVINSGVAWVGIWRACFYSHVLPETENCRSISISDSFLPPEIPLAQVLMMLAVISGLLGNIGAAVAVRMAYFSVEHRRNMRMGFVLAGALYLVTAAFSLVPLLWNMSSVLKNNTIDFPPEFNLPAAPVRQSVGAAIGIGIFSSILMIVSGAIFLCYTYSLQSPEQTPDPLNGPWTVTTLQKTSELPNGDSRGMDNQGFHAEEIS, from the coding sequence ATGATTTACCTGGCTCACACGGCACACCTGCAGTTCCTGGGACTTGTCTTCGGGTTCCTGGCATGGCTCTTCATCCTGACGACAATCGGCATCAACGAGTGGCGGCTCTGGTACGTGGACGACGTGTCCGTCATCAACTCGGGCGTGGCCTGGGTGGGAATCTGGAGGGCGTGCTTTTACAGCCACGTCCTTCCAGAGACTGAGAACTGTCGGAGCATCAGCATCTCGGACAGCTTCCTCCCGCCCGAGATCCCCTTGGCTCAGGTCCTGATGATGCTGGCGGTGATCTCTGGCCTGTTGGGGAACATCGGCGCTGCGGTGGCCGTGAGGATGGCCTACTTCTCGGTGGAACACCGCAGGAACATGAGGATGGGTTTTGTGCTGGCTGGGGCTCTGTATTTGGTCACAGCAGCGTTCTCCTTGGTGCCTCTGCTGTGGAACATGAGCTCTGTTCTGAAGAACAACACCATAGACTTTCCTCCGGAGTTCAacctccctgctgctcctgtcCGGCAGAGCGTCGGAGCGGCAATTGGAATTGGCATCTTTTCTTCCATCCTAATGATTGTAAGTGGGGCGATCTTCCTCTGCTACACGTATTCGCTGCAGTCCCCAGAGCAAACCCCGGACCCCCTCAATGGTCCCTGGACAGTAACAACACTGCAGAAGACGTCTGAGCTGCCAAATGGAGACAGCCGAGGGATGGATAATCAGGGGTTCCACGCTGAAGAAATCTCATGA